The Streptomyces phaeolivaceus genome has a window encoding:
- a CDS encoding calcium-binding protein, whose product MIEEATVDAYGEDEQLTGFFTMIEETLAVPFTTTVLGVEVSVVGGDLAKDGRVVARCARESVRQDIGILDLPLPEPAPEGWQWIEAYRYWAR is encoded by the coding sequence TTGATCGAAGAGGCCACCGTCGACGCCTACGGCGAGGATGAGCAACTCACCGGCTTCTTCACGATGATCGAGGAGACCCTTGCCGTGCCGTTCACCACGACAGTTCTCGGCGTCGAGGTGAGCGTGGTCGGTGGCGATCTGGCCAAGGACGGGCGCGTGGTCGCACGCTGCGCCCGGGAATCGGTCCGACAGGACATCGGAATTCTGGACCTGCCCCTGCCGGAACCCGCCCCCGAGGGCTGGCAGTGGATCGAGGCGTACCGCTACTGGGCCCGATGA
- a CDS encoding cation:proton antiporter regulatory subunit, producing the protein MGAPRLSSTPLPGIGVRYDLTTREQRRISVVAHRDGARTLSAYRQDDPDACALSLRLTSGEATALVDALAPDHHSPNLLSTTELGLVAERIELASTSHWNGRVLGDTRMRTETGASIVAVLRRAEAIPSPTPDFRLAGGDTLIVIGTREGVETAAAILGRE; encoded by the coding sequence GTGGGTGCTCCGCGCCTCAGCAGTACGCCGTTGCCGGGTATCGGGGTCCGCTACGACCTCACGACCAGGGAGCAGCGGCGGATCTCGGTGGTCGCTCATCGGGACGGTGCGCGGACGTTGAGCGCGTACCGGCAGGACGATCCGGACGCGTGCGCGCTGTCGCTGCGGCTGACGTCGGGGGAGGCGACCGCCCTCGTCGACGCGCTGGCACCGGACCACCACAGCCCGAATCTGCTGTCCACCACGGAGTTGGGGCTGGTCGCGGAGCGGATCGAGCTGGCGTCGACCTCGCACTGGAACGGGCGCGTGCTGGGCGACACCCGGATGCGGACCGAGACGGGCGCGTCCATCGTGGCCGTACTGCGGCGGGCCGAGGCGATTCCGTCGCCGACGCCGGACTTCCGGCTGGCCGGCGGTGACACGCTCATCGTGATCGGCACCCGGGAAGGCGTGGAGACGGCCGCCGCGATACTCGGGCGGGAGTGA
- a CDS encoding DEAD/DEAH box helicase: MRELLGAGWAAVFLPGEPARLGRLLLWKPTGAAAGDSMAPTGLETEVVELVLPHGRSVRRRKVEGYVVPVAVAVSALVDAEPTHPSGAAWQAATRFALRLLADGRLHPALTPAGYDTWQVGPFTAAQRQALDALAAAFPPHAHCLPEPGPAPVRIAEPAALVRQFCDAVADDLVRTPAAPLAMGALPYAWREARAVPALREWAEETQAALTADVSVSLRVDVPEGRRRQFRAVLQLHTAADPALVIEAARLWSEPAEVERLLGPRAETETLLALRRCARAWPPLRRLLDDAAPDQLRLTDDEAFDLLGDATDALLAAGVDVHWPRDLVKALTATAEIGQRTAPGSTAGGLLDTEALLDFRWQVSLGGEPLTEAEMDALAESRRPLVRLRDQWVLADPKLVARAKRRRMEPLTPMEALGAALTGEAERDGDRVPCAAVGAFGDLVARIRDPESRTPAPQPAALEATLREYQKRGLAWLAEMCALGLGGCLADDMGLGKTITLLALHLHRQSDPATAGPTLVVCPTSLLGNWQREAARFAPSIPVRRYHGGDRHLKDLADDEIVLVTYGVLRRDRETLTEHAWSLIAADEAQHVKNPYAVTARELRALPARARVALTGTPVENNLSELWALLDWTTPGLLGPLTAFRDLHARAIESGEDPQAADRLSRLVRPFLLRRRKSDPGIAPELPAKTETDRVVPLTAEQASLYEAVVRETMTKIAEAEGIARRGLVLKLLTALKQICNHPAQYLRQSTPLRGRSGKLDLLDELIDTITAEGESVLVFTQYKQMATLLEKHLAERGVPTLFLHGGTPVTAREEMVDRFQRGEVPVFLLSLKAAGTGLNLTRATHVVHYDRWWNPAVEDQATDRAYRIGQDKPVQVHKLLAEGTVEDKVAKLLESKRALADAVVGSGEAALTELSDADLAELVALGRQT; the protein is encoded by the coding sequence GTGAGGGAGCTGCTCGGCGCCGGCTGGGCGGCGGTTTTCCTGCCCGGTGAGCCCGCCCGCCTCGGGCGGCTGCTGCTGTGGAAGCCGACCGGGGCAGCAGCCGGGGACAGTATGGCGCCCACCGGCCTTGAGACCGAGGTGGTGGAGCTGGTTCTGCCGCACGGCCGTTCGGTCAGGCGGCGAAAGGTGGAGGGTTACGTGGTGCCTGTCGCCGTCGCTGTCTCCGCCCTGGTCGATGCGGAGCCGACGCATCCCTCGGGCGCCGCCTGGCAGGCCGCCACTCGCTTCGCGCTGCGGCTGCTCGCCGACGGCCGCCTCCACCCGGCCCTCACCCCCGCCGGTTACGACACCTGGCAGGTGGGTCCCTTCACCGCCGCCCAGCGCCAGGCGCTGGACGCCCTGGCCGCCGCCTTCCCGCCCCACGCCCACTGCCTGCCCGAGCCTGGCCCCGCTCCGGTACGGATCGCCGAACCGGCCGCGCTGGTACGGCAGTTCTGCGACGCGGTCGCCGATGATCTGGTCCGTACGCCGGCCGCGCCGCTCGCCATGGGGGCGCTGCCGTACGCCTGGCGCGAAGCCCGCGCCGTGCCCGCCCTGCGTGAATGGGCCGAGGAGACCCAGGCGGCGCTCACCGCCGACGTCAGTGTCTCCCTGCGCGTCGACGTACCCGAAGGACGCCGACGGCAGTTCCGGGCCGTCCTGCAACTGCACACCGCGGCGGACCCGGCGCTCGTCATCGAGGCCGCACGACTCTGGAGCGAGCCGGCCGAGGTGGAGCGGCTACTCGGCCCGCGCGCCGAGACCGAGACCCTTCTCGCCCTGCGCCGCTGCGCCCGCGCCTGGCCCCCGCTGCGGAGGCTGCTCGACGATGCCGCTCCCGATCAGCTCCGGTTGACCGACGACGAAGCCTTCGATCTCCTCGGGGACGCCACGGACGCGTTGCTCGCGGCCGGTGTCGACGTGCACTGGCCGCGCGACCTGGTCAAGGCGCTCACCGCGACCGCGGAGATCGGGCAGCGCACCGCCCCCGGTTCCACCGCGGGCGGCCTGCTGGACACCGAGGCCCTCCTCGACTTCCGCTGGCAGGTCTCCCTCGGCGGCGAGCCGCTCACCGAGGCCGAGATGGATGCTCTCGCGGAGTCACGCCGTCCCCTCGTCCGGCTTCGCGACCAGTGGGTGCTCGCCGACCCGAAGCTGGTGGCCCGCGCCAAGCGCCGCCGGATGGAACCGCTCACCCCCATGGAGGCGCTCGGCGCCGCGCTGACCGGCGAGGCCGAGCGGGACGGTGACCGGGTTCCCTGTGCGGCGGTCGGTGCGTTCGGCGACCTGGTCGCTCGTATCCGCGATCCCGAGTCCCGCACCCCCGCGCCCCAGCCCGCCGCGCTCGAGGCCACGTTGCGCGAGTACCAGAAGCGGGGCCTGGCCTGGCTGGCCGAGATGTGCGCACTCGGCCTCGGCGGCTGTCTCGCCGACGACATGGGCCTGGGCAAGACCATCACCCTGCTCGCTCTGCACCTGCACCGCCAGAGCGACCCCGCCACCGCGGGCCCCACGCTCGTCGTCTGCCCGACCTCTCTGCTCGGCAACTGGCAGCGCGAGGCCGCCAGGTTCGCGCCTTCCATCCCCGTGCGCCGCTACCACGGCGGCGACCGCCACCTGAAGGACCTCGCCGATGACGAGATCGTCCTGGTCACCTACGGCGTCCTGCGCCGCGACCGGGAGACCCTCACCGAGCACGCATGGTCGCTGATCGCCGCCGACGAGGCCCAGCACGTCAAGAACCCCTACGCCGTCACCGCCCGTGAGCTGCGTGCCCTGCCCGCCCGCGCCCGGGTCGCCCTCACCGGCACCCCCGTGGAGAACAACCTCTCCGAACTGTGGGCGCTCCTCGACTGGACCACCCCCGGACTCCTCGGCCCGCTCACGGCCTTCCGCGACCTGCATGCCCGAGCGATCGAGTCGGGCGAGGACCCACAAGCTGCCGACCGGCTGTCCCGTCTTGTCCGCCCGTTCCTGCTGCGCCGCAGGAAGTCCGACCCGGGCATCGCACCCGAGCTGCCCGCCAAGACCGAAACCGACCGCGTCGTCCCGCTGACGGCCGAGCAGGCGAGCCTGTACGAGGCAGTGGTCCGCGAAACCATGACGAAGATCGCCGAAGCCGAGGGCATCGCCCGCCGCGGTCTGGTTCTGAAGCTCCTCACCGCGTTGAAGCAGATCTGCAACCACCCCGCCCAGTACCTGCGCCAGTCGACACCCCTGCGCGGCCGGTCCGGCAAGCTCGACCTGCTCGACGAACTGATCGACACCATCACGGCCGAGGGCGAGTCGGTGCTGGTCTTCACCCAGTACAAGCAGATGGCGACCCTGCTGGAGAAGCACCTCGCAGAGCGAGGAGTCCCCACTCTCTTCCTGCACGGCGGTACCCCCGTCACCGCGCGCGAGGAGATGGTGGACCGCTTCCAGCGCGGCGAGGTGCCGGTGTTCCTGCTCTCCCTCAAGGCCGCGGGCACCGGACTCAATCTCACCCGCGCCACTCACGTCGTGCACTACGACCGCTGGTGGAACCCCGCCGTCGAGGACCAGGCCACCGACCGCGCCTACCGCATCGGCCAGGACAAGCCCGTACAGGTCCACAAACTCCTCGCGGAGGGCACCGTGGAGGACAAGGTGGCGAAGCTTCTCGAGTCCAAGCGCGCGCTCGCCGACGCCGTCGTCGGCTCCGGTGAGGCCGCCCTGACCGAACTGTCCGATGCCGACCTCGCCGAACTCGTCGCCCTGGGGAGGCAGACATGA
- a CDS encoding ATP-binding protein: MHRFIGRDRELNVLGNALQVVHDAVGAAKPGQCILMRGRRRVGKSSLVEEFLRRTEVPYLFFTAAGGTAEDELTELLDAVARSTLPERELFTEEAPEQWNAAFRLLAEILPDDSPSVIVIDEVPYLMDRIDAFEGMLQRAWDRLLSRKPVLLLLVGSDLSMMEALNSYDRPFHQRGREMVVGPLNPADIGEMLGLSPAAAFDAALITGGLPLICAEWQAGTDVWEFLGDSLDNPISALLVSAERSLAAEFPPQAMSREVLRAIGSGERTFTNIARAAGGIAHTTLTRATDVLTEKRVVAAELPLSLRPSKERRYRVADPYLRFWLAFLDPHMAEIERMRGDLTLSRIKEQWTSWRGRAIEPLVRESLARLLPDEDLPAAPAIGGYWTRSNDVEIDLVGADRQPVAKQLLFLGSVKWLENSAFDNHDLAALQKHRAAITDEPVPLVAVSRSGVGCSGLQAVYGPEDLLSAWRRA; the protein is encoded by the coding sequence GCATCGCTTCATCGGGCGGGACCGCGAGCTGAACGTGCTCGGCAACGCCTTGCAGGTGGTTCACGATGCCGTCGGGGCGGCGAAACCGGGGCAGTGCATCCTCATGCGGGGAAGACGGCGGGTCGGCAAGTCCAGCCTCGTCGAAGAGTTCCTTCGGCGCACCGAGGTGCCGTACCTCTTCTTCACCGCGGCGGGCGGCACCGCGGAGGACGAGCTGACGGAACTGCTCGACGCCGTCGCCAGATCCACCCTCCCGGAACGGGAACTGTTCACGGAGGAGGCTCCAGAACAGTGGAACGCGGCGTTCAGGCTGCTTGCGGAGATCCTTCCCGACGACAGCCCGAGCGTGATCGTCATCGACGAAGTTCCCTATCTCATGGACCGCATCGACGCCTTCGAGGGCATGCTCCAGCGGGCATGGGACCGCCTGCTCAGCCGCAAGCCGGTGCTTCTCCTCCTGGTCGGGTCCGATCTGTCGATGATGGAGGCGCTGAACAGCTACGACCGCCCCTTTCACCAGCGGGGCCGGGAAATGGTCGTGGGGCCCCTGAACCCGGCCGACATCGGCGAGATGCTCGGCCTGTCTCCGGCGGCCGCGTTCGACGCCGCCCTGATCACGGGCGGTCTTCCACTGATCTGCGCCGAGTGGCAGGCCGGAACGGATGTCTGGGAGTTCCTGGGCGACTCGCTGGACAACCCGATCTCCGCTTTGCTGGTCTCCGCCGAGCGCTCACTGGCCGCGGAGTTTCCACCGCAGGCGATGAGCAGGGAGGTACTGCGGGCCATCGGAAGCGGGGAGCGAACCTTCACCAACATCGCGCGCGCGGCCGGCGGCATCGCCCACACGACTCTCACCCGAGCCACGGACGTCCTGACCGAGAAACGGGTCGTGGCCGCCGAGCTGCCGCTCTCACTGAGGCCGTCGAAGGAACGCCGCTACCGCGTGGCTGACCCCTATCTCCGGTTCTGGCTCGCATTTCTGGATCCGCACATGGCGGAGATCGAGCGGATGCGGGGAGATCTCACGCTGAGCCGGATCAAGGAGCAGTGGACGAGTTGGCGTGGCCGCGCGATCGAACCTCTCGTCCGGGAATCCCTCGCCCGGCTCCTGCCGGACGAGGACCTGCCCGCCGCTCCAGCGATCGGCGGGTACTGGACCCGCAGCAACGACGTCGAAATCGACCTGGTGGGCGCCGACCGGCAGCCGGTGGCCAAGCAGTTGCTCTTTCTCGGTTCGGTCAAGTGGCTGGAAAACTCCGCGTTCGACAACCACGATCTGGCCGCGCTGCAGAAGCACCGGGCGGCGATCACCGACGAGCCGGTACCGCTCGTGGCGGTCTCCCGCAGCGGGGTCGGTTGTTCCGGCCTTCAGGCGGTGTACGGCCCCGAGGACCTGCTCAGCGCCTGGCGCAGGGCGTGA
- a CDS encoding PIN domain-containing protein, protein MSGHIETVVLDSEGLSAWVAQDRKVLAMFQVFHDIGADLVVSANTIVEVSHARVNLPRLQWALSRVKVEPITEAAAKAAAQLLKGAGLHGHKYAIDATVAEAALRQPGPVAILTSDADDMTRLCGSKVRMIGL, encoded by the coding sequence GTGAGCGGGCACATCGAGACCGTCGTCCTGGACAGCGAAGGGCTGTCGGCCTGGGTGGCGCAGGACCGGAAGGTTCTGGCGATGTTCCAGGTGTTCCACGACATCGGAGCGGACCTTGTCGTCAGCGCCAACACCATCGTGGAGGTGAGCCACGCCAGGGTGAACCTGCCCCGACTGCAATGGGCGCTCTCCCGGGTCAAGGTGGAGCCGATCACGGAGGCGGCGGCCAAGGCGGCGGCCCAACTGCTCAAGGGCGCCGGTCTGCACGGCCACAAGTACGCGATCGACGCCACCGTCGCGGAAGCGGCCTTGCGTCAGCCTGGCCCGGTCGCCATCCTCACGTCGGACGCCGATGACATGACCCGACTGTGCGGCAGCAAGGTCCGGATGATCGGGCTATGA
- a CDS encoding cation:proton antiporter: MYVSVSGALSAPGAVSAQAAAESASHSSAVFLVEFGAIILGLGLLGRFAGRFQLSPIPLYLLAGLAFGEGGLLPLGTSEEFVAIGAEIGVILLLLMLGLEYTASDLVSNLRTQYPAGLVDAALNALPGAAMALLLGWGPVAAVVLAGVTWISSSGVIAKVLGDLGRLGNRETPVILSILVLEDLSMAVYLPIVTALLAGAGLAAGSVTLAIALGTAGIVLLVAVRYGRHISRFVSSDDPEKLLLVVLGVTLLVAGLAQQLQVSAAVGAFLVGIALSGEVAEGAHSLLAPLRDLFAAVFFVFFGLHTDPASIPPVLLPALVLAVVTALTKIATGYWAARRAGISAKGSWRAGGTLVARGEFSIVIAGLAVTAGIEPSLGPLATAYVLILVIVGPLTARWTEPVGMWLTDRLHRPATTGSGESGSGESGLSEGGLSEGGSGEAGAGAGEGASGGDGTAVGAADRA, encoded by the coding sequence ATGTACGTCTCCGTCTCCGGCGCCCTCTCCGCCCCCGGCGCCGTCTCCGCTCAGGCCGCCGCCGAGTCCGCCTCGCACTCCTCCGCCGTGTTCCTCGTCGAGTTCGGCGCGATCATCCTCGGGCTGGGGCTGCTGGGGCGGTTCGCGGGGCGGTTCCAGTTGTCGCCCATACCGCTCTATCTGCTGGCCGGGCTGGCGTTCGGGGAGGGCGGGCTGCTGCCGCTGGGGACCAGTGAGGAGTTCGTGGCGATCGGCGCCGAGATCGGCGTGATCCTGCTGCTGCTCATGCTCGGCCTCGAATACACGGCCAGCGATCTCGTCTCCAACCTCAGGACCCAGTACCCGGCCGGACTCGTCGACGCCGCCCTCAACGCCCTCCCCGGCGCCGCCATGGCCCTGCTCCTCGGCTGGGGACCCGTCGCCGCCGTCGTCCTCGCCGGAGTCACCTGGATCTCGTCGTCAGGCGTCATCGCCAAGGTCCTCGGCGACCTCGGGCGGCTCGGCAACCGCGAGACCCCGGTCATCCTGAGCATCCTCGTCCTCGAAGACCTCTCCATGGCCGTCTATCTGCCGATCGTCACCGCGCTGCTGGCCGGGGCCGGTCTGGCGGCCGGCAGCGTGACCCTGGCCATCGCGCTCGGTACGGCCGGGATCGTCCTCCTCGTCGCCGTCCGCTACGGGCGGCACATCTCCCGCTTCGTCTCCAGCGACGACCCCGAGAAACTGCTGCTCGTCGTGCTGGGGGTGACGCTCCTCGTCGCCGGGCTCGCGCAGCAGTTGCAGGTGTCGGCGGCCGTCGGCGCGTTCCTCGTCGGCATCGCGCTGTCGGGTGAGGTCGCCGAGGGCGCGCACAGTCTGCTGGCGCCGCTGCGGGATCTGTTCGCCGCGGTCTTCTTCGTCTTCTTCGGGCTGCACACCGACCCCGCCAGCATTCCGCCCGTGCTGCTGCCCGCGCTGGTACTGGCCGTCGTCACCGCACTCACGAAGATCGCCACCGGCTACTGGGCCGCGCGCCGGGCCGGGATCTCCGCGAAGGGGAGCTGGCGGGCGGGCGGCACGCTCGTCGCGCGCGGCGAGTTCTCCATCGTCATCGCCGGACTCGCCGTCACCGCCGGCATCGAACCCTCCCTCGGCCCCCTCGCCACCGCCTACGTCCTCATCCTCGTCATCGTCGGCCCACTCACCGCCCGCTGGACCGAACCGGTGGGGATGTGGCTCACCGACCGCCTGCACCGACCTGCGACGACGGGATCGGGAGAGAGCGGATCGGGAGAGAGCGGATTGAGTGAGGGTGGATTGAGTGAGGGTGGATCGGGAGAGGCAGGGGCCGGGGCAGGGGAGGGCGCATCCGGCGGGGACGGTACGGCAGTGGGCGCGGCCGACCGAGCTTGA
- a CDS encoding NAD(P)-dependent oxidoreductase: MTDKLTVSVLGTGIMGAAMARNLVRAGHTVRAWNRTHAKAEPLAADDAYVADSPAEAVRGADVVLTILYDGAAARDVIREAAPALSPGTVWVQSTTAGLEAVADLAALAAEHGLVFYDAPVLGTRQPAEAGQLTVLAAGPVAGRETVTPVFDAVGARTVWTGEDGATGTATRLKLVANSWVLAATNAAGEVLALSQALGVDPGSFFEIIEGGPLDMGYLRAKSALILDGGLSPASFAVSTAAKDAHLIVEAGRQHGVRLDVAAAGAARLTRAAAQGHADEDMAAAYFASFDETEGTGSAKTEGTGSAKGERDGEG; encoded by the coding sequence ATGACCGACAAGCTCACCGTAAGTGTCCTGGGTACCGGCATCATGGGTGCCGCGATGGCCCGCAACCTCGTCCGCGCCGGTCACACCGTACGGGCGTGGAACCGCACCCACGCGAAGGCCGAGCCGCTCGCCGCCGACGACGCGTACGTCGCCGACAGCCCGGCCGAGGCCGTACGGGGTGCCGACGTCGTCCTCACGATCCTGTACGACGGTGCCGCCGCCCGGGACGTGATCCGCGAGGCGGCGCCCGCGCTGAGTCCGGGCACGGTCTGGGTCCAGTCGACCACCGCCGGGCTCGAAGCCGTAGCCGATCTGGCCGCGCTGGCCGCCGAACACGGACTGGTCTTCTACGACGCCCCGGTCCTCGGCACCCGGCAGCCCGCGGAGGCCGGGCAGTTGACGGTGCTGGCGGCCGGGCCGGTCGCGGGCCGGGAGACGGTGACCCCCGTCTTCGACGCGGTCGGCGCCCGCACGGTCTGGACCGGCGAGGACGGCGCGACCGGCACCGCTACCCGGCTCAAGCTGGTCGCCAACAGCTGGGTGCTCGCCGCCACCAACGCGGCCGGGGAGGTCCTGGCCCTGTCCCAGGCCCTCGGCGTCGACCCGGGGTCCTTCTTCGAGATCATCGAGGGCGGCCCGCTCGACATGGGCTATCTGCGCGCCAAGTCCGCGCTCATCCTCGACGGCGGTCTCTCCCCGGCCTCCTTCGCCGTCTCCACGGCCGCCAAGGACGCCCACCTGATCGTCGAGGCCGGCCGACAGCACGGCGTACGCCTCGACGTGGCCGCCGCCGGCGCCGCCCGCCTCACCCGCGCCGCCGCCCAGGGCCACGCCGACGAGGACATGGCCGCGGCGTATTTCGCCAGCTTCGACGAGACCGAGGGGACGGGCTCCGCCAAGACCGAGGGGACGGGCTCCGCCAAGGGCGAGAGGGACGGGGAGGGCTAG
- a CDS encoding SWIM zinc finger family protein: protein MSPSFPGQRRAPARGRRTFAATWWGQAWVTALEDSTLDSGRLSRGRTYARQGMVGAVTIAPGQVKAAVQGSRPRPYRSAVHLPVLTDPQWDTLLDTIAARAGHRAALLDNEMPAELVDDARHAGVPLLPLPTELDPECSCPDWGYPCKHAAALCYAIAATIDTDPFVLFALRGRGREEVFAQLRARRTAALETAAPPAPAGTPAAAAYARWAEEPPELPELPEPTAHTTALPLAPPPGTGLAAADLERLMAHATARAARLLAGDTADLHLTQYQDAVRIAASNPGPEWFHHLIQNTGTKPTAFARLTRAWRHGGPTGITVAEQPYAPDPTVMKAARTALDAALAEMTDSPTHLRTWRNRLTLTHHGIQLRLGPDARWYPFLQNDDGEWWPAAPADSDPVTALTSAWSQNGE, encoded by the coding sequence ATGAGCCCTTCGTTTCCCGGCCAGCGCCGCGCGCCCGCTCGCGGCAGGCGTACCTTCGCCGCGACCTGGTGGGGCCAGGCATGGGTGACGGCCCTGGAGGACTCCACGCTGGACTCGGGGCGCCTGTCCCGCGGACGCACCTACGCCCGCCAGGGCATGGTCGGCGCCGTCACCATCGCCCCCGGCCAGGTCAAAGCCGCCGTCCAGGGCAGCAGGCCCCGCCCCTACCGCTCCGCCGTCCACCTGCCCGTCCTCACCGACCCTCAGTGGGACACCCTGCTCGACACGATCGCGGCCCGCGCCGGACATCGCGCGGCACTTCTCGACAACGAGATGCCCGCCGAACTCGTGGACGACGCCCGGCACGCAGGCGTCCCACTGCTCCCACTGCCCACCGAGCTCGATCCGGAGTGCTCCTGCCCCGACTGGGGATACCCCTGCAAGCACGCCGCCGCGCTCTGCTACGCCATCGCCGCCACCATCGACACCGACCCGTTCGTGCTCTTCGCGCTGCGCGGCCGCGGTCGCGAGGAGGTCTTCGCCCAGCTACGCGCACGCCGTACGGCAGCGCTGGAGACCGCCGCCCCACCGGCACCTGCCGGCACCCCGGCCGCCGCCGCGTACGCCCGCTGGGCCGAAGAGCCCCCCGAACTGCCCGAACTCCCGGAACCCACCGCCCACACCACAGCGCTGCCCCTCGCCCCGCCACCCGGCACCGGCCTGGCCGCCGCGGACCTGGAACGCCTCATGGCCCACGCCACCGCGCGCGCCGCCCGGCTCCTCGCGGGCGACACCGCCGACCTGCACCTGACCCAGTACCAGGACGCCGTCCGCATCGCCGCGAGCAACCCCGGACCCGAGTGGTTCCACCACCTGATCCAGAACACCGGCACCAAACCCACTGCCTTCGCACGCCTCACCCGCGCCTGGCGCCACGGCGGCCCCACGGGCATCACCGTCGCCGAACAGCCCTACGCCCCCGACCCGACGGTGATGAAGGCCGCCCGCACCGCCCTGGACGCGGCCCTCGCCGAGATGACCGACTCCCCCACACACCTCAGAACCTGGCGCAACCGCCTCACCCTCACCCACCACGGCATCCAGCTGCGTCTGGGCCCCGACGCCCGCTGGTACCCCTTCCTCCAGAACGACGACGGCGAATGGTGGCCCGCGGCACCAGCCGACAGTGACCCGGTCACCGCGCTCACCTCGGCCTGGTCGCAGAACGGGGAGTAA